The segment AGCCCCACAGTACCCTCACCATCTAAGCCATGTGTCCAAGGGTAGGAGGTTGCTGGAAATCACAGGAAGAACCCATTCtgggaaagggatctggggtCAATTTCATCTCTTAGAGGTGCCCATGGATGCTACCTGGAGATCCCAGTGTGGGGTGTAGAGCTTTTAAGGCCTCCCTAAATATTATTGGGGCTGTCAGATGATGTCAAGGGGTCCTCAAGGCATCTGGGGCCACGCAAGGCAGGGGGTAAAGTGAGGACACAGGCTTGGAGGTCAGTATAGGCATGGGGCAAGGTGCCCCGTGTGATCCAGCGCCGCATGCCTGGCTGGTAGGCGTGGATCAAGTGTGTGTCCCGGTAGGTCTCATGGCTGTACCCTCCCAGTACGAGCAGTTCCCCCCCCAACACAGCAGCACCCCCTACTACGTGGGCTTGGGGCAGGGGGCTGAGGAGGACCCAGATGTCCAGCTTGGGGCTGTAGACCTCAAAGGCCAGCTGGTCCCTGTAGCCAGTCTGCCCGTCCCCCTGGTACAGCCCCCCGGCCACATAGAGCTgcccacctgcctcctccatgATGTGCCCGGCTCGCTGGCCATTCATGGGGGCCAGGACCGTGGCAGGAGCACCTGGGATGTAGCGCAGCAGGGACGCCTGGCACTGGCCCGCCTCATCACACCCCCCCGACACGTAGAGGGCACCATCCAAGGCACACGCCACAAGCCCACACAGAGCCATTGGCAGGGGCTGGCAGCTCCTGGgcaaggagagagggagggggtgAAGGGCACGTTAAGCAGGGCTTCCTCGTGGTGACTGCCTGCCCAGAATTTCCTCGATGAGCAACGTTTCCGTTGACTGCTCAGCAGGCAATGCTGGCCAACACCCAACGAGCCCCAGTGGGTGCCATCAGCCAGCACACAATGGATGCCCAAGGGGCATCACTGTTCAACACTTTGTAGACCCCAGAAGACACCATTGGTCAACCCACACTGCACTCCCTCAATAGACAATATTGGCCAACACTCAACAGAGCACCTAATGAACATAGCTGGAAGATGTTTGAGTGACTCGTGTCATTGGCAGATGGCCAACAGACCCTCCGGGAATACTATTGGCCAAAAACTCCTCTACCACCCAAAAGACAACACCGGCCAACACCCAACGACCATCAAGGGACATAGTTGCTCAGCACCCAGCAGACCTCTCCCAAAGGCCGCTGTAGGCCTGTTCTCCATTGGAGGCTCAAGGCCACTCAGTGGGCACCACTGGCCAGTGCAAGGAGCTGCTAGGGCAAAGGAAAGCAGGTCCTCGTGGAACAGTCTCACCTCCAGGTGTCCTTGGCCACGTCGTAGCACTCCACGGTGTCTGTGCAGTAGAGCTCCCCCGAGCAGCCCCCCAGGGCATAGATGAAATCCCCAAGTGCTGCGGCTGCAAAGTAGCTCCTCCCACAGGTCATGCTGGCCAGGCGCTCCCAGGAATTGTCCATGGGCTGATACCTGTATTTGAGAGGCAAAGCGGGCAAGAGACTCACTGTTCCCTGCAGTGCCATGAGGTGATGCCGGCACCGCTGAGGGCAACAACCCACCAACAAACAGCCAATCCCATAATGTCTTGGGGCCacatagtcatagaatcatagaatagtttgggttggaagggaccttaaagatcatctaattcttactcccctgccatgggcagggacatcccactggctcaggctgcccaaggcccatccaacctggccttgaacacctccagggatggggcagccacagcttccctgggcaacctgggccagggcctcaccactctcatggggaagaaattcttcctaatgtccagtctaaatctgcccctctccagtttatacccattccccctggtcctacccccacaagcctttatgaacagcccctctccagctttcctggagccccttcaggtactggaaggtcgctataaagtctcctctgagccttctcttctccaggctgaacaaccccaactctctcagcctgtcctcgtagggaaggtgctccagccctccaatcatctttgtagcctcctctggacccgttccaacagtttcatctccttcttatgttgaggattccagaactggacacagtattccagatgagtcCCCTTGCATGGCAATATCCCCTCCTTCTTGCAATACTAAACCCATAATGTCCTGCAGCATCTCCAGACAGGAGCCTTCCTGCCCTACCCCAAAAACCTTGTAACACCCCAAGTGGGAGGGAATCTCCCAATCCTACACTCAACCTATCTTAGATGGCCTTAAGGCCCCTTGGCCAGCTGCAATCCCGCAATGCCTTGGGTTGATGGAGCAGCTCTGGCTCCACCAACGCTTCCTCTGATGTCTTGGTGCCACATGGCACCTCTAGGTCCTCTGCAGATCTCACCTGTAGACGCTGGCCAGAGTGTCACGGACTCCATAGTAGCGCTTTCCACCCAGGACGTAGAGGATGTTGCCCACCACAGCTATAGCATGGCGGAAGCGTGGGCCATCAGGAAAgtgtcccagtgccctccaCTCCACCTTCTTCACCAGGCCCACAGCACTGAGGTAGCGGTGGGCAAACCAGAGGTTTTCACTGGGCTTCCGGGCAGCCAGGTTGGCTGTCAGTTTGTCTCCACCACAAACCACCAGCACCTCTTGCCAGGAACGCACTCGACACGGCAGCTGGGCCATGGGAGCCAAACTCGCTACCACGAGCTCGTGGAGGACCTTAGGGTCAGCTACCCCAGCAGTCACCGATGGGACCCTCTTCAGCTCCCGGCCGGACATGAGGGCAAAGCGAATAGATGACAGGACTTCCTTGGCTAGATCCTCTTGGCCATCTCCATTGACCATAAGCCACCGGGATGCTGCTTCCAAGGCCTCGAGTTCATGGAGGACATTGAGACCATCAGAGCGGAGGAGGCGGATGAGAAGGTGTGCAGGAAGGTCCAGGAAGGCTGGTGTGGCCACCACGCTGGGGAACGTGGCCAAAATGTAGTCCTCCGCTACACGGCCCACCTGGGCCAGCCCATAAGCCACAGCGAAGGCCAGCACGTCCAGACCCGTCTCTGGGGTCAACCCACGGGTAAAAACATCCAGGCAGAGGGTGAGGAGCCCCCAAGCCTGGTAGCGCAGGGAGGTCTCAGCCGCCTCCAGGACCGCGGGCCATGGTCCTGCCACAGCCCCCGTGTAGGCGAAGGAGAGGAGCAGGCGGAGCTCGGCCGGGGACAGCCCCGTGGCCAGCGGGGCAGCGGGGTCGTGGGTGGCCTCCCGCATGGGGCAAGTGAAGAGGGCTCGGAAGAAGTCACAGGAGCAGCTCAGGGCCAGGCGCTGAACTAAGGGGAAGGAGGAATTACAGGGGGGACAGCAGGGGACCCTCCGCAACGCACAGTCCCCCTCGAGTGTTCTGCCCCCACccaaaccccaactctcccgAGGGGACCAGCCCCATGGGCATCCCtggctcctctccctgcctggaCCCCCACCCCAGCATCCCGGTCATGGGGTGTCCCAGTGTGCCCTGTCCCCCTCCTAAGGGACCCCCAGCATCCCCGCCTGGCTGCCCTGGTGTGCCCTGCACCCCTCTCCAGCCCCGGCTCACCTGGGATGACCTCGTcccctgcctggagctggaggTCGCAGCCCAAGCCGCTGGTGTGCAATTGCTCCATGGCTCTTAGTGTCTCCCACTGCTCCTCCAGAGGCTCAAGACCTCCCTCCTGGGGGTCACCCTCCAGCCGTGGGGCACAGGCAGCCACCACCCGTGGAGCCCCCAGTGCCCGGGcagcctcctccacctcctgctcccGGCCGTGGGGCATGGTTCCTTCGTAGGCAAAGGCCAGCACAGCCCGCCAGCCCCACAGCGTGGCCCCGGGCGGCAGCGGGACGTGGGGCAGGGGGCCCTGGCACAGTTCTCTGGTCCTGCCCTCCAGGaactggaggaagaaggagctGATGGATGCCAGGACCACAGCATGGGCCACATCACCCTCCGGGCCCACGGCCACGTCCACCAGCTGTCCAGCGGTGCGGAGGTGGTCGGCCGTGGCCAGGAAGTGTCCGGCGTGGGTCCTGTCCTGCAGGTGCCACTGGGCTGGAGCTGGACCTTCTGCAACCCACATCTCGCCTGTGGGAACACACGGAGCAGGGAGGTCAGGGTGCCACCCCATAGCCTGAGCCTCTGGACCTGGCTGGGGACATGGGgtcctgctgctggcactgctccGTAGGGAAACCATCAGCCCCATCGCCTAagcctctgccccatagctgagGCCACCAGGAACTGCTCCTGCTCCATAGCTGAGCGTCATGCCCCTTGGCAAAGCTGCAGCCCCATAGTTGAGACCAACAGGCCGTGctgcctgccccatagctgaGGCTGATGTCCTTCACCTGCCTCACCGCCCAACCCTCAGGATGAAGCTACTGCCCCACCTCCAACACCGCTGCCCCACCTGAAGCCACAGCCCCATAGCTCGGCCCATTGGCCCCAGTCAAAGCCTGCAGCAGAAGCCCCAACTTTGCCTCACGGTGGAAACTCCTGGTgctccaccagcagcagagccacctGTCCGTGGAGCAGCTCCCACCCACTGCCAGTCACGTCGCGACACACGGCACTGTGAGTCGCATGTCGTGTGCCCTCTCACCCGCGCTACGTTGGGCTGTGCCGATCCTCGCGCTGCAGGATCCTGCGCGCTGCCACCCCCCGCCCCGTCATGCATGGTGCCCCACGCGTGTCTCACTGCCTTTGCACGATGCGGCGTGTCCTCGTGCCGTGCAGCACAATGCATGCCGTGTCCTGCATTGCCACATGGAATGCCGCGCTCTGCCGTGCCATGCATTTGTCTCCCCTTACCGCCTGCCGCCGCTCCGGGAAGCTCCTGTGACCCCCCAGGAATGTGTCCGGGTAATTATAGCCCAGATGGGACACGTGGCCACGGCCGGGAGAGGTCCAGGCGGAGGGAGGTTCGAGCCCCGGAGCCGTGCGACAGGGTGACAAGGACAGCCAGGTCCACTCAGGACGTGCAGTGGGGTCAGTGGAAGCTGCCAGGAGTTTTTCCCCCTCTtgggcagtgcaagcagggcTGTAAACCCCAAGTGATCCTGGAGAGCTCCTGTTTTGGGGGCTCTGGACCATCAGACCCATCTAAACCTCACTCACTTCCAGAGCCCAAGGTGAAACAGGGCCCCCACACATGCCCTTGGGTGGCAGAAACAACACCCAAAGTCCCATAGGGGTGACACCACCCTGTCCCCATTGTGCTCCTGACCTGGAGCCCACCGACCACCAAACTGTGCAGCCAGAGGTCCCCCAGCCCTGGTGCCACAGAGCAGATGGGGCCACCAGCCCCCTGGCCCACCCCAAgtgcccccaggacccccaccTGCCCACAGAGCTGCCATGGCTGccccctctcctctgctggcCTTTGGTCCCCTCATCACCTCGCCTCCTGCTCCTCAATCTCCTGTCCCACATCCCCACCTCCCCCAGTGCCCGTATACCCTATTAACTCACATCCCCTCCCCACATGTCCTGGCCCTACCCCCTCACATTTCCATGTGTCTGGTTGAACTTCATGGTCCCAAAGACAACCAtttccctgcctctcccagTCCACTGTTCAGCACTTCACTATCCCAACCGtgagatctttttttccttctacccAGTTAGAATTTCCCTCTCTGCAACTCGTGCCCCACTGTGCGCCTGAGCCCAACTCCCCTGTAACCACCAAGTTGTGAGAAAGCAGCATCAGCCCAGCACTTGGCcacctttttctccaggctgagcaagcaGCCCTCACCTCTCCTCTTGCACCCTGTGCCTCAGCCCTCTCCACCTTCTCAGGGCTTTTGCTGGCCCTGCTTCAGTTTGCACATGGAAAATTCAATGGGAGGCagttctgagcaacctgctcccACTCTCAGCAGGACACTCTCCAAGGGTTTCTTCTGACCTGTCACTCCTCAGCTCTAATCCCGAAGCTGTGGGCTCCTGACTTTCCCAGGCTCCCACAGAGCTTGTTGTGGGCCATCCACACCACCTTccccaccccaaatccctctttctCAGCTTGGAACCAAGCGTCTCTTCAGAAGTTCTGCTCCAAACCCTTACTGATGGATCAGCGTGGGACAATCGCCATCCTTGTCAAAGAATCCTGCAGGACCTACTCAAAACTACAAGaatgattcatagaatcacagaatcattaaggttggagaagacctctaagctcatccaatccaaccccactgtgcctactgTACCATGTCCaaaagtgccatgtctacatgtttttgaacgcctccaggcatggggactCCACCTCggacagcctcttccaatgcttcaccactctttcagtaaagaaattttctcaacatccaatctaaacttagaatcatagaatagtttgggtcagaagggaccttaaagatcatccagttccaaacccctgccatgggcagagacatcccactggctcaggctgcccaaagcccatctaacctggccttgaacatctctagtgatggggcagctacaacttccttgggcaacctgggccagtgcctcactcatggagaagaaattcttcctagtctaaatctgcccctctaaaCTTCTCAAAGACCAGACCACAAAGAGCAGTTGCACCCCTCAAGCGTGTGTGCACCACGGCAACACGGCGTTGGAGTGACTTGAGGATGACAAATAAATGTCAGCAGCGGCAAAAGAGCATCAACGACGGCTCCACCTTGGTGCATTCCAGCCCCAACGCTGCAAAGAGATGGACAACAGCAACGCTCTGAGACAGCAGCTGATCTGCCGGTGTCTTTATTACACATCACCTGTCACGTCCCGCGCTAAGACAGCTCGCAGGGAGGAAAGGTGGCACCTACAGCTTGGGAGGCCCCGTCAGCCTCCAGCCCTCCTTGTTCCCGATTTTCATGAGAGCAGCAGTGATTCCCAGCCCCAGACACGCAGTGGTACCGGTCATGTAGCTGTGAGCTGGAAAAGACAAATTGGAATACAGAAGACCTGTAAGGCCACAGGGAGCACACAGAAGAGCTCAGAATGCTCTGCGTTTTCCCATGAGATACCCCCATTCCTTGACCATCAGGAATGTTGTTTGCCCAGAGGAATCagaaaaatgacttttaaatcaagttttttcatgcttttggCTCGCAGACTGAAATATTGATTTCTGTAACCCACCAGCCCATCTCCTCATACAGCAACCttaaattacttatttcagGGACAAAAATAACAATCACTGCTTTGACCTCTCACCAGCTCCGCAACCAGGAGAAGATGAATTCTATTTCACAATTACAATTTCAATATAAATCCCTCACTTTAACACTGAAAACACCTGCAGGAAACAGAGCAGTACAACTATCGGCAGGAGCTCATCCAGCCTGACAAGATGccacaggagctgcaggacaCGGCTCATCCCTCAGAGCACGGAGGAATTAACAGGGCAGACGTTAGATTATATTTTTGGTGCGAAAGAAATCACTTTTGTTGCTGAGAAAACATGGATTTCCACAATAATGGTTTTCATACCCTGTCATTTCACGTTATAACCAGCAGTACCGGGTCAGCTCTGGTTTCATCCTATAAATGATCTCAATGTTatccctgctctcctgcagcagctctccttACCTTTGCAGCCCTAAACACTGAAGCATCAACAGAACTGGCATGAAACGCAAGCCACGCGCTGAGATGAATCTTTACCAAATACACCTGACATCAAGGTTGTTTTACATTTTCCCCTAACGGCTCATTCCACCACAACGAGGCAACGAGGGCTCATTCCACCACAGGCGTTATCCACGTTACCTCTTGCACCCAAGACGGCTCCTGTTGCGCAGCCTCCTAGGAAATAGTCCAGGGGACTGTCCGGCACCTCTCGGATCTGGGCGCTGATGCAGGTGGTTACGCCAAACACAGCTCCCAGCGTAGCTGTAAAGAAGGGgtgaaaaaccaaaacaaagcccCTCAAGGGAGAATTACACCCACACTGGGTACATTTCTGAGCCTGTGCCGTACAACAGCTCCTCTGCAGGTAAAGAGGAAAACCCAGTATGATCTGCCTTTGGGGACGCAGGGGCACCACACCCAGGCTGCGTGGTGAGATCTacctggcttttaaatccctccagggatggggaccagCCTCTCCCAGAGCCTGAGAACACTTCCAGTGAAGTAGTTTTTCCCaaaatccaatctaaacctcccctggggcaacttgaggccatttcctctcatcataATGCTGCCACTTGAGAGAAGAccccagcatccacctcaccacagcctcctttcaggcagttgtagacagtgatgaggtctcctctcagcctccttttctccaggctaaataagcCCAGGTTCCTCTCAtcacccttgttctccagccccctcctcaGCTCCGCTCCtttctctggacgtgctccagcccctcgatgtccttcttgtagtgaggggacCATAactgagcagggacagggaactgCAGAGCAGGTTCCTCAGCAGCTCATTCCCCCCTGTTCAGGCTCTCTGCTGAAGCTCAGCTCCCAACTCCCTTCGGATCCAGTCTCACAGGGATGTGGGTCGAGAAACCCAgcctgctctgcccttcctccGGTGGGTTTGTACCAATACTTCAGTCCTGTGCCCACCCAGGGCTTGCAGTTTTGGGACAGTAGAAAAACGGACCAAGTTTGTAGATTATTCTTTGTGCAAACTCATTTTGTAAACTGATTTCATAAACTAAATTAAGAAATTgcaagcaggaaaacatttcttccaaagatctcatctaaatctcctctctttcagctaaaaactgttcctcctccttGTCTTATCCCTCCAatctctgatcaagagcccctcctcagcttcttcacaaatcatagaatcagaacagtttgggttggaaggaaccttaaagatcatccagttccaaccctcctgccgtgggcagggacattccactggctcaggctgcccaaggcccatccaacctggcctggaacacctccagggatggggcagacacagcttccctgggcaacctgggccgctgtctcaccactctcatggggatgaaattcttcctaatgtccagtctaaatctgcccctctccagtttatacccattccccctcgtcctatccccacaagcctttatgaagagtccctctccagccttcctggagccccttcaggtactggaaggtcactataaaatctcctcagagccttctcttctccagggtgaacaacaccaactctcagtctgtcctcgcagggaaggtgctccagccctccgatcatctttgtagcctcctctggacctgtttcaacagctccatctccttcttatgtagaggattccagaactggacacaatactccagatgaagttcttgctgtgagggtggggaggccctggcccaggttgcccagagcagtggtggctgccccatccctggaaggggttccaggccaggttggatggggcttggagcccctgatccagcgggaggtgtccctgcccaaggcaggggtggcactgggtggcTCTGGGGTCCCTCCCGCCCGGTCCCCGCTCACCCATGGTCACCGTGTCACTCGCCGCCATCCGCAGCGCGGCCAGTGCCGACCCGGGCTGCAGCAGCACGATGCGGTACGCGGCGCCCACCAGCCCTGCGGGACAGACGGACGCGGGGGTCACGCGGGGGTCACGCGGGGGTCACACACACCACACACCCCCCCGCACACCCCCACACTCCCCCATCGCCCACCCGCGGCGGCGCCGACCCGCGTGCAGAGCCAGGTGCGGCGCGGGCACTCCTCGCCCTCGGGGCCGTCCCA is part of the Cuculus canorus isolate bCucCan1 chromosome 27, bCucCan1.pri, whole genome shotgun sequence genome and harbors:
- the KLHL33 gene encoding kelch-like protein 33 isoform X1 codes for the protein MGLMVSLRSSASSRTPCPQPGPEAQAMGWHPDLPAPCVPTGEMWVAEGPAPAQWHLQDRTHAGHFLATADHLRTAGQLVDVAVGPEGDVAHAVVLASISSFFLQFLEGRTRELCQGPLPHVPLPPGATLWGWRAVLAFAYEGTMPHGREQEVEEAARALGAPRVVAACAPRLEGDPQEGGLEPLEEQWETLRAMEQLHTSGLGCDLQLQAGDEVIPVQRLALSCSCDFFRALFTCPMREATHDPAAPLATGLSPAELRLLLSFAYTGAVAGPWPAVLEAAETSLRYQAWGLLTLCLDVFTRGLTPETGLDVLAFAVAYGLAQVGRVAEDYILATFPSVVATPAFLDLPAHLLIRLLRSDGLNVLHELEALEAASRWLMVNGDGQEDLAKEVLSSIRFALMSGRELKRVPSVTAGVADPKVLHELVVASLAPMAQLPCRVRSWQEVLVVCGGDKLTANLAARKPSENLWFAHRYLSAVGLVKKVEWRALGHFPDGPRFRHAIAVVGNILYVLGGKRYYGVRDTLASVYRYQPMDNSWERLASMTCGRSYFAAAALGDFIYALGGCSGELYCTDTVECYDVAKDTWRSCQPLPMALCGLVACALDGALYVSGGCDEAGQCQASLLRYIPGAPATVLAPMNGQRAGHIMEEAGGQLYVAGGLYQGDGQTGYRDQLAFEVYSPKLDIWVLLSPLPQAHVVGGAAVLGGELLVLGGYSHETYRDTHLIHAYQPGMRRWITRGTLPHAYTDLQACVLTLPPALRGPRCLEDPLTSSDSPNNI
- the KLHL33 gene encoding kelch-like protein 33 isoform X3, producing the protein MWQCRTRHALCCTARGHAASCKGEMWVAEGPAPAQWHLQDRTHAGHFLATADHLRTAGQLVDVAVGPEGDVAHAVVLASISSFFLQFLEGRTRELCQGPLPHVPLPPGATLWGWRAVLAFAYEGTMPHGREQEVEEAARALGAPRVVAACAPRLEGDPQEGGLEPLEEQWETLRAMEQLHTSGLGCDLQLQAGDEVIPVQRLALSCSCDFFRALFTCPMREATHDPAAPLATGLSPAELRLLLSFAYTGAVAGPWPAVLEAAETSLRYQAWGLLTLCLDVFTRGLTPETGLDVLAFAVAYGLAQVGRVAEDYILATFPSVVATPAFLDLPAHLLIRLLRSDGLNVLHELEALEAASRWLMVNGDGQEDLAKEVLSSIRFALMSGRELKRVPSVTAGVADPKVLHELVVASLAPMAQLPCRVRSWQEVLVVCGGDKLTANLAARKPSENLWFAHRYLSAVGLVKKVEWRALGHFPDGPRFRHAIAVVGNILYVLGGKRYYGVRDTLASVYRYQPMDNSWERLASMTCGRSYFAAAALGDFIYALGGCSGELYCTDTVECYDVAKDTWRSCQPLPMALCGLVACALDGALYVSGGCDEAGQCQASLLRYIPGAPATVLAPMNGQRAGHIMEEAGGQLYVAGGLYQGDGQTGYRDQLAFEVYSPKLDIWVLLSPLPQAHVVGGAAVLGGELLVLGGYSHETYRDTHLIHAYQPGMRRWITRGTLPHAYTDLQACVLTLPPALRGPRCLEDPLTSSDSPNNI
- the KLHL33 gene encoding kelch-like protein 33 isoform X2 — encoded protein: MWQCRTRHALCCTARGHAASCKGSEMWVAEGPAPAQWHLQDRTHAGHFLATADHLRTAGQLVDVAVGPEGDVAHAVVLASISSFFLQFLEGRTRELCQGPLPHVPLPPGATLWGWRAVLAFAYEGTMPHGREQEVEEAARALGAPRVVAACAPRLEGDPQEGGLEPLEEQWETLRAMEQLHTSGLGCDLQLQAGDEVIPVQRLALSCSCDFFRALFTCPMREATHDPAAPLATGLSPAELRLLLSFAYTGAVAGPWPAVLEAAETSLRYQAWGLLTLCLDVFTRGLTPETGLDVLAFAVAYGLAQVGRVAEDYILATFPSVVATPAFLDLPAHLLIRLLRSDGLNVLHELEALEAASRWLMVNGDGQEDLAKEVLSSIRFALMSGRELKRVPSVTAGVADPKVLHELVVASLAPMAQLPCRVRSWQEVLVVCGGDKLTANLAARKPSENLWFAHRYLSAVGLVKKVEWRALGHFPDGPRFRHAIAVVGNILYVLGGKRYYGVRDTLASVYRYQPMDNSWERLASMTCGRSYFAAAALGDFIYALGGCSGELYCTDTVECYDVAKDTWRSCQPLPMALCGLVACALDGALYVSGGCDEAGQCQASLLRYIPGAPATVLAPMNGQRAGHIMEEAGGQLYVAGGLYQGDGQTGYRDQLAFEVYSPKLDIWVLLSPLPQAHVVGGAAVLGGELLVLGGYSHETYRDTHLIHAYQPGMRRWITRGTLPHAYTDLQACVLTLPPALRGPRCLEDPLTSSDSPNNI
- the KLHL33 gene encoding kelch-like protein 33 isoform X4: MWVAEGPAPAQWHLQDRTHAGHFLATADHLRTAGQLVDVAVGPEGDVAHAVVLASISSFFLQFLEGRTRELCQGPLPHVPLPPGATLWGWRAVLAFAYEGTMPHGREQEVEEAARALGAPRVVAACAPRLEGDPQEGGLEPLEEQWETLRAMEQLHTSGLGCDLQLQAGDEVIPVQRLALSCSCDFFRALFTCPMREATHDPAAPLATGLSPAELRLLLSFAYTGAVAGPWPAVLEAAETSLRYQAWGLLTLCLDVFTRGLTPETGLDVLAFAVAYGLAQVGRVAEDYILATFPSVVATPAFLDLPAHLLIRLLRSDGLNVLHELEALEAASRWLMVNGDGQEDLAKEVLSSIRFALMSGRELKRVPSVTAGVADPKVLHELVVASLAPMAQLPCRVRSWQEVLVVCGGDKLTANLAARKPSENLWFAHRYLSAVGLVKKVEWRALGHFPDGPRFRHAIAVVGNILYVLGGKRYYGVRDTLASVYRYQPMDNSWERLASMTCGRSYFAAAALGDFIYALGGCSGELYCTDTVECYDVAKDTWRSCQPLPMALCGLVACALDGALYVSGGCDEAGQCQASLLRYIPGAPATVLAPMNGQRAGHIMEEAGGQLYVAGGLYQGDGQTGYRDQLAFEVYSPKLDIWVLLSPLPQAHVVGGAAVLGGELLVLGGYSHETYRDTHLIHAYQPGMRRWITRGTLPHAYTDLQACVLTLPPALRGPRCLEDPLTSSDSPNNI
- the NDUFA11 gene encoding NADH dehydrogenase [ubiquinone] 1 alpha subcomplex subunit 11, with protein sequence MAGYWDGPEGEECPRRTWLCTRVGAAAGLVGAAYRIVLLQPGSALAALRMAASDTVTMATLGAVFGVTTCISAQIREVPDSPLDYFLGGCATGAVLGARAHSYMTGTTACLGLGITAALMKIGNKEGWRLTGPPKL